The Caulifigura coniformis genome includes a region encoding these proteins:
- the metK gene encoding methionine adenosyltransferase yields MSRFIFTSESVSSGHPDKVSDQVSDGVLDAILAQDPKARVACETLCTTNFVCVAGEITANAKVDYEAITRKVIRDIGYVGPEMFFDADTCEVLLKVHQQSPDIAQGVDTGGAGDQGLMFGYACDQTPELMPLPIALSHRILNKLTELREKKDVKWIRPDSKSQVSVEYDGVKPIGITAVVVSTQHDEKVTQKEIHDYIIEKVVKSVVPAELLSSKTAYHINPTGNFVVGGPHGDTGLTGRKIIVDTYGGWGRHGGGAFSGKDPTKVDRSAAYMARYVAKNIVAAGLAPECEIQLAYAIGVADPVSVHVDTRGRAKVAESKIEAAVREVFPLTPKGIIEHLNLRRPIFQKTASGGHFGRSEPEFSWEKTDKVEELRKAAGA; encoded by the coding sequence ATGTCGCGGTTTATTTTCACAAGTGAGTCAGTCAGCAGCGGACATCCCGATAAGGTGTCCGACCAGGTGTCCGACGGTGTTCTGGATGCCATCCTCGCCCAGGATCCGAAGGCCCGCGTCGCCTGCGAAACCCTCTGCACGACGAATTTCGTCTGTGTGGCCGGTGAAATCACCGCCAATGCAAAGGTCGATTACGAAGCGATCACCCGCAAGGTCATCCGCGACATCGGCTACGTCGGCCCCGAAATGTTCTTCGACGCCGATACCTGCGAAGTCCTCCTGAAGGTCCATCAGCAGAGCCCGGACATCGCTCAGGGTGTCGACACCGGCGGCGCCGGCGATCAGGGCTTGATGTTCGGCTACGCCTGCGATCAGACCCCCGAGCTCATGCCGCTCCCGATCGCCCTCTCTCACCGCATCCTGAACAAGTTGACGGAACTGCGCGAGAAGAAGGACGTGAAGTGGATCCGTCCCGACAGCAAGAGCCAGGTCTCCGTCGAATACGATGGCGTCAAGCCGATCGGCATTACGGCCGTCGTCGTCTCGACCCAGCATGACGAAAAGGTCACACAGAAAGAGATCCACGACTACATCATCGAGAAGGTCGTGAAGTCGGTCGTTCCGGCCGAGCTGCTCTCGTCCAAAACGGCCTACCACATCAACCCCACCGGGAACTTCGTGGTCGGCGGCCCGCACGGCGACACTGGCCTCACCGGCCGGAAGATCATCGTCGACACCTACGGCGGCTGGGGCCGTCACGGCGGCGGTGCCTTCAGCGGCAAAGATCCGACCAAGGTCGACCGCTCGGCCGCCTACATGGCCCGCTACGTCGCCAAGAACATCGTCGCGGCTGGCCTGGCGCCGGAGTGCGAGATCCAGCTCGCCTACGCGATCGGCGTCGCGGACCCCGTCAGCGTCCACGTCGATACCCGCGGCCGCGCGAAGGTCGCCGAGAGCAAGATCGAAGCGGCCGTCCGCGAAGTCTTCCCGTTGACCCCCAAGGGAATCATCGAGCACCTGAACCTCCGTCGGCCGATCTTCCAGAAAACCGCTTCGGGCGGACACTTCGGACGCTCAGAGCCGGAGTTCAGCTGGGAGAAGACCGACAAGGTCGAGGAACTCCGCAAGGCGGCAGGAGCCTGA
- a CDS encoding metallophosphoesterase — translation MFWSLLAFLAVTAGHAELWITLVNRVYGLPIPIRTLHRIRATHDVAIFAFPCLVYWRIGLSGPSAFFSGQWGQLSPPWIVVFLACSAGLAGLIYSIGAWWIRTRRCMTAGTRVALIALPRGSAKQEDTGSAETAGGRTELVSAATKRLTRFPLNQQFELETTEKQLAPANWPAELDGLSILHLSDWHLCSTFSRQFYETAAAAASRVRADMICFSGDLSDDIDCLDWLPTTLGSLSAPLGNWFILGNHDALIDHAHIRSRMVAIGWNDLGGKTAKLDVGPATVVVGGDEVPWLNAVPRWSADDRALPRLLLAHSPDRFPHHSGEGVDLILAGHTHGGQIILPVVGPVYAPSRYGCRFPSGVYVQGSTVMHVSRGLAGMHPIRFGARPEITRLVIRSPKCLAEHSRDELRTSDREQTQPARRD, via the coding sequence ATGTTCTGGAGTTTGCTTGCGTTCCTGGCGGTCACGGCCGGGCATGCGGAATTGTGGATTACGCTCGTCAATCGGGTGTACGGATTGCCGATTCCGATCCGCACACTCCACCGCATCCGCGCCACGCACGACGTCGCCATCTTTGCGTTTCCATGTCTCGTTTACTGGCGAATCGGGCTCAGCGGCCCGTCAGCGTTTTTCAGCGGTCAGTGGGGCCAGCTGTCGCCCCCCTGGATTGTCGTGTTTCTGGCCTGCTCGGCAGGGCTCGCAGGACTCATCTACTCGATCGGCGCCTGGTGGATTCGCACACGGCGATGCATGACGGCCGGCACACGGGTCGCGCTGATCGCACTGCCGCGCGGATCTGCGAAGCAGGAAGACACGGGCTCTGCGGAAACGGCTGGCGGCCGCACGGAACTTGTTTCCGCCGCAACGAAGCGACTGACACGCTTTCCTCTCAACCAGCAGTTCGAACTGGAGACGACCGAGAAACAGCTCGCTCCGGCGAACTGGCCTGCAGAACTCGACGGCCTGTCGATCCTGCACCTCAGCGACTGGCACTTGTGCTCGACATTCTCGCGGCAGTTCTACGAAACCGCAGCGGCCGCCGCTTCGAGGGTGCGGGCCGACATGATCTGCTTCTCCGGGGACCTCAGCGACGACATCGATTGTCTCGATTGGCTCCCCACGACGCTCGGTTCACTGTCCGCACCGTTGGGCAACTGGTTCATCCTGGGGAACCACGATGCACTGATCGATCACGCCCACATCCGCAGCAGGATGGTCGCCATCGGCTGGAACGATCTGGGAGGAAAGACCGCGAAACTGGACGTCGGTCCGGCGACGGTCGTGGTCGGAGGAGACGAGGTTCCCTGGTTGAATGCTGTCCCGCGATGGTCAGCGGACGATCGGGCGCTGCCGCGCTTGCTTCTGGCGCATTCACCGGATCGCTTCCCGCACCACAGCGGGGAAGGGGTGGATCTGATCCTCGCGGGGCATACGCATGGCGGGCAGATCATTCTGCCGGTCGTGGGGCCGGTCTACGCGCCGAGCCGATATGGCTGCCGGTTCCCGTCCGGGGTCTACGTTCAGGGCTCGACCGTCATGCACGTATCCCGTGGTTTGGCCGGGATGCACCCGATTCGATTCGGGGCACGTCCGGAAATCACGCGGCTGGTGATCCGGTCGCCGAAATGCCTGGCGGAACACAGTCGGGACGAACTGAGAACGTCTGATCGCGAGCAAACGCAGCCCGCCCGAAGGGACTGA
- a CDS encoding HU family DNA-binding protein, with protein MAKAAAARPMSKSQMIAELAEKTELSKKQVQQVLDEIEGLVEGALSKKGTGVFVLPGLLKIMRKENPARPAKEGRNPKTGETMMIAAKPKRTVVKVRALKKLKGMV; from the coding sequence ATGGCCAAAGCTGCCGCCGCCCGGCCGATGTCCAAGTCGCAGATGATCGCTGAGCTCGCTGAAAAGACCGAGCTTTCCAAGAAGCAAGTCCAGCAGGTTCTCGACGAGATCGAAGGTCTTGTCGAAGGCGCGCTGAGCAAGAAGGGAACGGGAGTTTTCGTCCTGCCCGGCTTGCTGAAGATCATGCGGAAGGAGAATCCTGCGAGGCCTGCGAAGGAAGGTCGGAACCCGAAGACGGGCGAGACCATGATGATCGCCGCCAAGCCGAAGCGCACCGTCGTGAAGGTTCGTGCGCTGAAGAAGCTGAAGGGCATGGTCTGA
- the folD gene encoding bifunctional methylenetetrahydrofolate dehydrogenase/methenyltetrahydrofolate cyclohydrolase FolD, which translates to MAARIIDGKAVSQKLRTELADEVAAFKQQTGVIPHLAVVLVGDDPASAVYVRSKSKGCEQAGMAGSQMTLPADTSQAQLLELVARLNADPQVHGILVQLPLPRQIDETVILDAIDPLKDVDGFHASNVGLLAQGRPRFVPCTPLGCQKLLLDAGIPTSGAHAVVIGRSEIVGKPMASLLVQKGAGGDATVTICHSRTKDLAAVVRTADIVVAAIGRPKFVTADMIKPGATVIDVGINRIETGLVGDVDYGPVSEIAGAITPVPGGVGPMTIAMLLANTLLAAKLQTQARR; encoded by the coding sequence GTGGCCGCACGCATCATCGACGGCAAAGCCGTTTCACAGAAACTGCGAACCGAACTCGCGGACGAAGTCGCCGCTTTCAAGCAGCAAACGGGAGTCATCCCGCACCTGGCGGTCGTCCTGGTCGGGGATGATCCGGCGAGCGCGGTGTATGTGCGCAGCAAGAGCAAGGGGTGCGAACAGGCCGGCATGGCGGGCTCGCAGATGACACTGCCTGCGGACACGTCCCAGGCGCAGTTGCTCGAACTGGTCGCCCGACTCAACGCCGATCCTCAGGTGCACGGTATCCTGGTGCAGTTGCCGCTGCCCCGGCAGATCGATGAGACGGTCATCCTGGATGCCATCGATCCGCTGAAGGACGTCGACGGATTCCATGCCAGCAACGTCGGATTGCTGGCCCAGGGAAGACCGCGGTTCGTCCCGTGCACTCCCCTCGGCTGTCAGAAGCTTCTCCTGGATGCGGGGATTCCGACGTCCGGAGCCCATGCCGTGGTGATCGGCCGGAGTGAGATCGTCGGCAAGCCGATGGCGTCGCTTCTCGTCCAGAAAGGCGCCGGCGGGGACGCGACGGTCACCATCTGTCACAGTCGCACAAAAGACTTGGCGGCCGTCGTGAGAACGGCGGACATCGTCGTCGCCGCGATCGGCAGGCCAAAGTTCGTCACCGCCGACATGATCAAGCCGGGAGCGACTGTGATTGATGTCGGCATCAACCGCATCGAAACGGGCCTGGTCGGGGACGTCGATTACGGCCCCGTGTCCGAGATCGCGGGAGCGATCACTCCTGTCCCAGGCGGGGTGGGCCCCATGACGATCGCGATGCTCTTGGCGAATACGCTCCTGGCGGCGAAGCTGCAGACTCAGGCCCGCCGGTAA
- a CDS encoding LL-diaminopimelate aminotransferase, with product MARVNDNYLKLKAGYLFPEIGRRVKAFTEANPSAKVIRLGIGDVTEPLPPAIVEAMHKAVDELAKRESFKGYGPEQGYDFLREAIAKNDFQARGCDISADEVFVSDGSKCDTGNILDIFGLDNKVAVQDPVYPVYVDTNVMSGRTGEADGSGRYAGLVYLPCTAENNFSPSLPTEKVDLIYLCSPNNPTGATLNKETLVKWVDFAKKNDAIILYDAAYEAYITDNSLPHSIYEIPGARECAIEFRSFSKNAGFTGTRCAYTVVPKTLTGTTSSGERREIYPLWMRRHTTKFNGVSYPVQVGAAAAYSPAGKEQIAKLVGFYLENARLLREGLQAAGLTVFGGVNAPYIWIKTPGGQTSWEFFDTLLSKAHLVGTPGSGFGSCGEGYFRLSAFNSRANIEEALSRATKLLK from the coding sequence ATGGCTCGCGTCAACGACAACTACCTGAAGCTCAAGGCCGGATACCTGTTCCCCGAGATCGGCCGGCGCGTGAAAGCGTTCACCGAAGCCAATCCTTCGGCGAAGGTGATCCGGCTGGGGATCGGCGACGTCACCGAGCCGCTTCCCCCGGCGATCGTCGAAGCGATGCACAAAGCGGTCGACGAACTGGCCAAGCGCGAATCGTTCAAGGGCTACGGCCCGGAACAGGGGTATGACTTCCTCCGCGAGGCGATCGCGAAGAACGATTTCCAGGCGCGGGGCTGCGACATCTCGGCCGATGAAGTGTTCGTGTCCGACGGTTCGAAGTGCGACACGGGCAACATCCTCGACATCTTCGGCCTGGACAACAAAGTCGCCGTCCAGGACCCGGTCTACCCGGTGTATGTCGACACCAACGTGATGAGCGGCCGCACGGGAGAGGCGGACGGATCGGGGCGGTACGCGGGGCTCGTCTACCTGCCATGCACGGCGGAGAACAATTTCAGCCCGAGCCTGCCGACGGAGAAGGTCGACCTGATCTACCTGTGCTCGCCGAACAACCCGACTGGGGCCACGCTGAACAAAGAGACGCTGGTGAAGTGGGTCGATTTCGCGAAGAAGAATGACGCGATCATCCTGTACGACGCGGCATACGAGGCCTACATCACCGACAACTCGCTGCCGCACTCGATTTACGAGATTCCCGGCGCCCGCGAATGCGCCATCGAGTTCCGCAGCTTCAGTAAGAACGCGGGCTTCACGGGAACTCGCTGTGCCTACACCGTCGTTCCGAAAACGCTCACCGGGACGACTTCGTCGGGCGAACGCCGCGAGATCTACCCGCTGTGGATGCGGCGACACACCACGAAATTCAACGGGGTGTCGTACCCGGTGCAGGTGGGGGCGGCGGCGGCCTATTCGCCGGCGGGGAAGGAACAGATTGCGAAGCTGGTCGGGTTCTATCTCGAGAATGCCCGGCTGCTCAGGGAAGGACTGCAGGCTGCGGGCCTGACCGTGTTCGGCGGCGTCAACGCCCCTTACATCTGGATCAAAACACCGGGCGGCCAAACCAGTTGGGAGTTCTTCGATACCCTGCTTTCGAAGGCCCACCTCGTGGGGACGCCGGGAAGCGGGTTCGGATCGTGCGGCGAGGGCTACTTCCGGCTGAGCGCGTTCAACAGCCGGGCGAACATCGAAGAAGCCCTGTCGCGCGCCACCAAGTTGCTGAAGTAA
- a CDS encoding PQQ-binding-like beta-propeller repeat protein, protein MLVVDRCRIAALLLPLFSAPAFAAEAWTSFQNSGNLELKDTVASGEGSPFGAQLWSAKLAGYGQSSPVLWKDRVFVTSIEGPNREKYHVAAYSVGDGRQLWVKSFANPSPREDSAMLSRAASTPAVDAQGLICFLEGGLLIALTHDGDIRWQRDLVAEFGPIDSNHGVSGSVEQQDDRVFVWVERKTEPYLVAVDKQTGKDLWKVSGVGATSWASPRLVPTATGQHLVLSAVGSLTGVDPESGKTLWKLEGLAGNSTPTPMPLGNGRFLIGATDGRGEGGGSKPAETNGVVAVTESGGTWSAAYVWKAKRATSSFGSPIAAGGNAYIVNRTGVLYCLDLETGEERYVERTPESVWCTPVADDHAVVLFGKGGTITALAKGPEFKLLGSMKLWTDEPETLQYRPMGEGASPAGEGRRPMSEGGAPMGEGRSRGEGRPPMAEGERPMGEGRGPMGGGRGGAGGPPSGPTLYGVAIVDGKLLARRGEMLFCLKYGSGNAASP, encoded by the coding sequence ATGCTCGTTGTCGATCGTTGTCGGATTGCGGCCCTGCTGCTCCCCCTTTTCAGTGCTCCGGCATTCGCTGCTGAGGCGTGGACCTCGTTCCAGAACTCCGGGAATCTGGAGCTCAAGGACACCGTTGCCTCCGGGGAAGGTTCGCCGTTCGGCGCGCAACTGTGGAGCGCAAAGCTTGCAGGCTACGGCCAGTCGAGTCCGGTGCTCTGGAAGGACCGCGTGTTCGTGACGTCCATCGAGGGGCCGAACCGCGAGAAGTATCATGTCGCCGCGTACAGTGTGGGTGACGGCAGGCAACTGTGGGTCAAATCGTTTGCGAACCCTTCGCCCCGGGAGGATTCAGCCATGCTCAGCCGGGCTGCCTCCACGCCGGCCGTGGATGCACAGGGCTTGATCTGCTTCCTCGAGGGCGGACTGTTGATTGCCCTGACGCACGACGGCGACATCCGCTGGCAGCGCGACCTGGTCGCCGAGTTCGGACCGATCGATTCCAACCACGGCGTGTCGGGCTCAGTAGAGCAGCAGGACGACCGGGTGTTCGTGTGGGTCGAGCGCAAGACGGAGCCGTATCTGGTCGCCGTCGACAAACAGACAGGAAAAGACCTTTGGAAAGTTTCAGGCGTCGGCGCGACAAGCTGGGCCAGCCCACGCCTCGTTCCGACGGCGACAGGACAGCACCTGGTTCTCAGCGCGGTCGGAAGCCTGACCGGCGTTGATCCCGAGTCCGGAAAGACACTCTGGAAACTCGAAGGTCTGGCCGGCAATTCCACGCCGACTCCGATGCCGCTCGGCAACGGCCGGTTTCTGATCGGCGCCACCGATGGACGTGGCGAGGGTGGCGGAAGCAAGCCGGCCGAAACGAACGGAGTCGTCGCCGTGACGGAGTCTGGCGGAACATGGTCGGCCGCCTACGTCTGGAAAGCGAAGCGGGCCACATCGTCCTTCGGCTCGCCGATCGCGGCCGGCGGGAACGCCTACATCGTGAACCGGACGGGCGTCCTCTACTGCCTCGACCTGGAAACCGGCGAAGAACGCTACGTCGAGCGAACTCCCGAGAGCGTGTGGTGCACACCCGTGGCCGACGATCATGCCGTGGTCCTGTTTGGCAAAGGTGGAACCATCACCGCCCTCGCCAAGGGCCCCGAGTTCAAGCTTCTCGGCTCGATGAAGCTCTGGACCGACGAGCCGGAGACGCTGCAGTATCGTCCGATGGGAGAAGGTGCGAGCCCCGCCGGCGAAGGACGTCGTCCGATGAGCGAAGGTGGGGCTCCAATGGGTGAAGGTCGCTCGCGCGGTGAGGGCCGTCCTCCCATGGCCGAAGGCGAACGCCCCATGGGCGAAGGGCGAGGTCCGATGGGTGGAGGTCGGGGAGGCGCCGGAGGCCCTCCATCGGGTCCCACGCTGTACGGCGTCGCCATCGTCGACGGCAAGCTGCTGGCACGTCGCGGCGAGATGCTGTTCTGCCTGAAATACGGATCCGGCAACGCAGCGTCGCCTTAG